Below is a window of Paraburkholderia azotifigens DNA.
AGGGCAGCGCCGGGAAACCGGCGCGCTCGAAGTTCGAGCGCGCCTTCTCGAGCATGTTGTCGGAGATGTCGCTGCCGAAGATCTGCAGATCGCCGCGGCCCGCGCGCGCCGCGCGTTTCGCGTCCTGCGCGGCGACCTTCAGCGACTGCCATGCCGACACGTCGTACTGCTTGAACCGCTCGAAACCGAAGCGCCGGTCGACGCCCGGCGCAATGCTCAGCGCGACCTGCGCGGCTTCCGCGAGGAACGTGCCGCTGCCGCACATCGGGTCGTACAGCGGCGTGCCCGGCGTCCAGCCCGTCAGCCGCAGGATGCCCGCCGCGAGATTCTCGCGCAGCGGCGCCGCGCCTTTGTCGAGACGCCAGCCGCGCTTGAAGAGCGGCTCGCCGGAGGTGTCGAGATACAGCGTGCAGTCGGTGGCCGTCAGGAATGCGAACACGCGCACATCGGGCGCGCCCGTGTCGATGCTCGGGCGCGCGCCCGTCTTGTCGCGCAGACGGTCGCAGATCGCGTCCTTCACGCGCAGCGTCGCAAATTCGAGGCTGCGCAGCGGCGACTTGATCGCCGTAACGTCGACGCGCAGCGTCTCGTTCGCCGAGAACCATTGCTCCCAGCGCTGTTCGAGCGCGAGCGCAAAAATGTCCTGCTCGTTGCGATACGGACGATGCGCGATCTTCAGCAGCACGCGGCTCGCGATCCGCGAATGCAGGTTGGCGGCCATGCCGGCTGCCCAGCCACCCTTGAAGTGCACGCCGCCGGGCACCTGCGCGCCGGCGGTGAACGGCGCGCCGTTCAGATGACGCGCGGCGATCTCGGCGAGTTCGGCGGCGAGCGCGGCTTCGAGGCCGCGCGGGCAGGGGATGAAAAATTCGAAGGACATGGAGATTGCCGCAAAGGCGTTGATTAAGGCGACATTGTACGCGGTCGCCTCGTCTTGCCTCGCCGCGCGGCGGGGTTGTCTTCTTGTCACGCGCGATCGGTTGCATTCGCCGGCCGCGCGCGTGCGGATCAGCCCTTGTTTGCCGCGCTCGATGCC
It encodes the following:
- a CDS encoding THUMP domain-containing class I SAM-dependent RNA methyltransferase, with amino-acid sequence MSFEFFIPCPRGLEAALAAELAEIAARHLNGAPFTAGAQVPGGVHFKGGWAAGMAANLHSRIASRVLLKIAHRPYRNEQDIFALALEQRWEQWFSANETLRVDVTAIKSPLRSLEFATLRVKDAICDRLRDKTGARPSIDTGAPDVRVFAFLTATDCTLYLDTSGEPLFKRGWRLDKGAAPLRENLAAGILRLTGWTPGTPLYDPMCGSGTFLAEAAQVALSIAPGVDRRFGFERFKQYDVSAWQSLKVAAQDAKRAARAGRGDLQIFGSDISDNMLEKARSNFERAGFPALPLKQIDARNMTPPVAEAGILVANPPYGERIEVRGRGPRGEIRNTGREEGGFRRAETADTPDMTEFFQSFGDALKQRFTGWHAFVLTSDRKLPGQLRLRESAKTPLYNGALECRLFRFDLIAGSVRQRPAADEPKQ